From Myxococcales bacterium, the proteins below share one genomic window:
- a CDS encoding sigma 54-dependent Fis family transcriptional regulator → MSAPKLATEIATELKFAKSVAAPRLRLTVEREAGRPEARSVTVDGERVRIGSHPSNDLVLADPSVSRFHFHLLKEKNAWRVRDTGSTNGTSIQGVRFHDAELPSPEAVFDLGDSRVRVTEVASLAQVEVLDQPTFGELYGRSLAMQKLFAMLERVAAHDTNVLIEGESGTGKELVATEIVKRSSRARKPFVVVDCGAISPNLIESELFGHVRGAFTGADRDRMGAFEAAQGGTVFLDEIGELPLEMQPKLLRALEAREVRRLGETQTRKIDVRVVAATNRQLEREVNQGRFREDLFFRLSVVTLRIPPLRERPEDIELLVNVFLDALDATKHSHLFTRDLLENLSAHPWPGNVRELRNYVERTIVLQSTEVPVAARASGEEPSETSRSDMRHPDLSLSFRDAKERVLAEFEVAYLTALLDWAQGNVSRAARKAKMDRMNLHRLVQRYGLRESRGLRD, encoded by the coding sequence ATGTCCGCCCCGAAGCTCGCCACCGAGATCGCCACCGAGCTCAAGTTCGCGAAGTCGGTCGCCGCTCCGCGTCTCCGGCTCACGGTCGAGCGTGAGGCAGGCCGCCCCGAGGCGCGCTCCGTGACGGTCGACGGCGAGCGCGTGAGGATCGGGTCGCACCCCAGCAACGACCTCGTGCTCGCCGATCCTTCGGTGTCACGCTTCCACTTTCATCTCCTGAAAGAGAAGAACGCGTGGCGCGTCCGCGACACCGGCTCGACCAACGGGACCTCCATCCAAGGGGTGCGCTTCCACGACGCCGAGCTCCCCTCCCCCGAAGCCGTGTTCGACCTGGGCGACTCCCGCGTGCGCGTGACCGAGGTGGCGAGCCTCGCTCAGGTCGAGGTGCTCGATCAGCCGACGTTCGGTGAGCTCTACGGGCGCTCGCTTGCGATGCAGAAGCTCTTCGCGATGCTCGAGCGCGTAGCTGCCCACGACACGAACGTGCTCATCGAGGGGGAGAGCGGCACCGGCAAAGAGCTCGTGGCGACCGAGATCGTGAAGCGCTCGAGCCGCGCGAGGAAGCCGTTCGTCGTCGTCGACTGCGGCGCGATTTCGCCGAACCTCATCGAGTCGGAGCTCTTCGGTCACGTACGCGGCGCCTTCACCGGCGCCGACCGCGACCGCATGGGCGCGTTCGAGGCCGCGCAGGGCGGCACGGTGTTCCTGGACGAGATCGGCGAGCTCCCCCTCGAGATGCAGCCGAAGCTCCTCCGGGCGCTCGAGGCTCGCGAGGTGCGGCGGCTCGGCGAGACCCAGACGCGGAAGATCGACGTCCGCGTCGTCGCGGCGACGAACCGACAGCTCGAGCGTGAGGTGAACCAAGGGCGCTTCCGCGAGGACCTCTTCTTCCGCCTCTCGGTGGTCACCCTGCGCATCCCTCCGCTGCGCGAGCGGCCCGAGGACATCGAGCTGCTCGTAAACGTCTTCCTCGACGCCCTCGACGCGACGAAGCACTCGCATCTTTTCACGAGGGATCTCTTGGAGAACCTCTCGGCCCACCCGTGGCCCGGCAACGTGCGCGAGCTGCGCAACTACGTCGAGCGCACCATCGTACTCCAGAGCACCGAGGTGCCGGTCGCGGCGCGCGCGTCCGGCGAGGAGCCCTCCGAGACTTCTCGTTCCGACATGCGGCATCCCGACCTCAGCTTGTCGTTCCGGGACGCGAAGGAGCGGGTGCTCGCCGAGTTCGAGGTCGCGTACCTCACCGCCCTGCTCGACTGGGCCCAGGGGAACGTGAGCCGCGCGGCAAGGAAGGCAAAAATGGACCGAATGAACCTCCACCGCCTCGTGCAGCGGTACGGCCTGCGCGAGAGCCGCGGCCTACGAGATTGA